The proteins below are encoded in one region of Brassica napus cultivar Da-Ae chromosome A6, Da-Ae, whole genome shotgun sequence:
- the LOC106351301 gene encoding probable transmembrane ascorbate ferrireductase 3, which yields MDHSADRTTFKRHSSLSTLVAHFFGILAVILMLIWLLHYREGIEYGSDNPLKVLNVHPFLMYCGFLFLVGQAMMMYKTAYASHQVQKMVHGGLHLIGLVLGIVGICAAFRFHDKLNLKNMVSLHSWIGLTTFILLGLQWLLGAFTFLAPQSSSGTRTRMMPSHVLGGRALLYMGIVAALTGLAQRATMLGQSTNAESRLINFTGLAILLFGVSVDFSVALGRYN from the exons ATGGACCACTCAGCAGATCGAACAACTTTTAAGCGTCACTCGTCGCTTTCTACACTTGTGGCTCATTTCTTTGGCATCTTAGCCGTTATTCTAATGCTCATATGGCTTCTTCATTACCGTGAAGGTATTGAGTATGGCTCCGACAATCCCCTTAAGGTTTTAAAT GTGCATCCATTTCTCATGTACTGTGGTTTTctcttcctcgtgggccaag CGATGATGATGTACAAAACGGCGTATGCCTCGCACCAAGTACAGAAAATGGTTCACGGTGGACTTCACTTAATAGGATTAGTTCTAGGTATTGTCGGAATCTGCGCCGCCTTTAGATTCCACGATAAATTAAACCTTAAAAACATGGTCTCTCTTCACTCCTGGATCGGTCTCACCACTTTCATCCTCCTCGGCCTCCAG TGGCTGCTCGGGGCGTTCACATTCCTTGCGCCACAATCTTCATCAGGGACAAGAACGAGGATGATGCCGTCGCACGTCTTAGGTGGTCGAGCTCTACTTTATATGGGTATTGTCGCAGCACTTACAGGACTCGCGCAGAGAGCCACGATGCTTGGTCAGAGCACAAACGCTGAGTCACGCCTCATTAACTTCACCGGTTTAGCTATTCTACTCTTTGGCGTTTCAGTCGACTTCTCCGTCGCTCTTGGCCGTTATAATTGA
- the LOC106346608 gene encoding protein OBERON 3 yields the protein MNGEKDLAGDGECSRTKTSKPRFAHLNTDNQDDRTNQFQKGARSSNNVDAFSSRSSPRSGNELTLSYLCENRDLSERIAESQKGKEVVTFSENPTHHHDNEEDEKWIERDFFNLREPNPNPSKRKAHDEVKQEADEEEEKNKNKIETLNLSLALPDVSLSLTASNAVKRPRVNSERTTTSFSNDFTATTAPSMSYSYSHPFSHNLSCSADFDCSVEKDDRIWCAGEGTNGSVHSRFRPVGDGGVALARTPISAAKPSSSSDYSFFPSELPARPGMEVTLSGDSRKKLEESDDVRSERVLYDIVSKSISSAALIIQGMADETLESAKEYLRNLIDSPEKKERLTSLQSQIDKRSDLCKETLSKCVKDQLDILVAVRTGLKYFLSGKIRIPMNELVEIFMFLRCRNVNCKSLLPVDDCECKICSNNKGFCSSCMCPVCLKFDSASNTCSWVGCDVCSHWCHAACGIQKNLIKPGLSLKSPRGNKTEMLFHCIGCAHKSEMFGFVKDVFVCCAKNWGPETLVKELDCVGKVFRGSDDAKGKTLHLKANEMVKKLESKQISPADASNFIIQFFNYAESVSEFPEPKEQTVVTETSYRKDEASVTPSTSKDQIKKSFALTDAMMNSFDSLESMVRIKEAETRMFQKKADEARIEAESFRRMIEMKTEKMEEEYTEKLARLCLQETEERRRNKLEELKKLENSHCDYRNMKLRMEAEIAGLLKRMESTRQQLV from the exons ATGAACGGAGAGAAAGATCTCGCCGGAGACGGAGAGTGCTCACGAACCAAAACCTCAAAGCCTCGATTCGCTCATCTCAACACCGACAACCAAGACGACAGAACCAACCAGTTTCAGAAAGGCGCCCGATCCAGCAACAACGTCGACGCGTTCTCCTCGAGATCATCGCCCAGATCCGGAAACGAGCTCACTCTCAGCTACCTCTGCGAGAACCGCGACCTCTCCGAGAGAATCGCCGAAAGTCAAAAGGGCAAAGAGGTCGTAACCTTCTCCGAGAATCCGACCCACCACCACGACAACGAGGAGGATGAGAAATGGATCGAGAGAGACTTCTTCAACCTCAGAGAACCCAATCCGAATCCTTCCAAGCGAAAGGCTCACGACGAGGTCAAACAAGAAgcggacgaagaagaagagaagaataaaaacaagatCGAGACTTTAAACCTCTCTCTAGCTTTACCCGACGTCTCTCTCTCGCTAACGGCCTCAAACGCCGTCAAAAGACCGAGGGTAAACAGCGAAAGAACAACGACGTCGTTTTCCAACGACTTCACGGCGACGACGGCGCCGTCGATGTCTTACTCCTACTCCCACCCTTTCTCCCACAACCTCAGCTGCTCCGCCGACTTCGACTGCTCCGTCGAGAAAGACGACCGCATCTGGTGCGCCGGCGAAGGAACCAACGGATCCGTTCACAGCCGGTTCAGACCCGTCGGCGACGGCGGCGTCGCGCTCGCCAGAACCCCAATCTCCGCCGCCAAACCGTCCTCCTCCTCCGACTACTCCTTCTTCCCTTCCGAGCTACCGGCTCGCCCGGGGATGGAGGTGACTCTCTCCGGCGACTCGAGGAAGAAGTTAGAAGAAAGCGATGACGTCAGATCTGAGAGGGTCCTATACGACATCGTTTCGAAGTCTATCTCCTCGGCAGCGTTGATTATTCAAGGGATGGCTGATGAGACACTCGAGTCAGCTAAAGAGTATTTAAGGAACCTGATCGATTCGCCTGAGAAGAAGGAGAGGCTGACGAGTCTTCAGAGCCAGATAGACAAAAGATCCGATCTTTGCAAAGAGACCTTGTCCAAATGCGTCAAGGATCAGTTAGACATCTTGGTCGCCGTGAGAACAGGGCTTAAGTACTTCCTCTCTGGTAAAATCCGTATCCCTATGAACGAGCTGGTGGAGATCTTTATGTTCCTGAGATGTAGGAACGTGAACTGCAAGTCTTTGTTGCCTGTTGATGACTGTGAGTGCAAGATCTGTTCCAACAACAAAGGCTTTTGTAGCTCGTGTATGTGTCCTGTCTGTTTGAAGTTTGATTCGGCTAGCAATACTTGTAGTTGGGTGGGATGTGATGTTTGTTCTCATTGGTGTCACGCTGCGTGTGGGATTCAGAAGAATCTTATCAAACCGGGACTTAGCTTGAAAAGTCCTCGGGGTAATAAGACGGAGATGCTGTTCCATTGCATTGGGTGCGCTCACAAGTCGGAGATGTTTGGTTTCGTTAAGGATGTGTTCGTGTGTTGCGCTAAGAATTGGGGACCTGAGACTCTGGTCAAGGAGCTTGATTGCGTTGGAAAGGTTTTCAGAGGGAGTGATGATGCTAAAGGCAAAACATTGCATCTCAAAGCTAATGAAATGGTCAAGAAGCTAGAGAGTAAACAGATTTCTCCTGCTGATGCATCTAACTTCATCATTCAGTTTTTCAACT ATGCGGAGTCGGTATCAGAGTTTCCGGAACCTAAGGAGCAAACAGTTGTAACAGAGACAAGCTACAGAAAAGATGAAGCATCTGTGACGCCTTCAACATCCAAGGATCAAATTAAGAAGAGCTTTGCGTTGACCGATGCAATGATGAACAGTTTCGATAGTTTAGAGAGCATGGTGAGAatcaaggaggctgagacaagAATGTTTCAGAAGAAAGCTGATGAGGCGAGGATAGAGGCAGAGAGTTTCAGGAGGATGATAGAAATGAAGACTGAGAAGATGGAGGAGGAGTACACAGAGAAGCTAGCGCGGCTGTGTCTGCAGGAGACGGAGGAGAGGAGGAGGAATAAGCTCGAGGAGTTGAAGAAGCTCGAGAACTCTCACTGTGATTACAGGAACATGAAGCTGAGGATGGAGGCTGAGATTGCAGGATTGTTGAAGAGAATGGAAAGTACAAGACAACAATTAGTATGA
- the LOC106346607 gene encoding RNA demethylase ALKBH10B, translating into MAMPPGNVAPPSDKLQFTPPIAVAGSWIPDERDVYISWMRGEFAAANAIIDTLCQHLQAIGDQSQYDAVISAIQHRQSSWSQAIYMQPYYTIADIYKALQHAAWGWKLKTPQQQQQQPQRHYNAADQNLKFGGKRSGYGFNKHHHGGGGGYRGAESLARNGHHLNSDSHNVEAKLASDVKGLSIAEEKRDGSEKPKSDRKDLEESESAGGETQAEIVNHDSKDNNLCSEEKQDEKDKECTASMAKTFVVEEMYEAKVVNVVEGLRLYENMVDAKEVSQLVSLVNNLRTAGRRGQLQTEAYVGYKRPNRGHGREMIQLGLPIADTMPDDESIKGRRIEPIPSFLSDIIERLVTKQIIPVKPDACIIDFFNEGDHSQPHMLAPWFGRPVGILSLSECDFTFGRVIVSDHPGDYKGSLKLSLTPGSVLLVEGKSADLAKFAIHSIPKQRILITFTKSQPRNSITGSNWAPPPSRSPPNQHHNRHPTAPPKHYPVIPTTGVFPPNGAVQPIFIAPSPPLPPQMPFPGGVLPGATVWPHPRHQPPPQPRLPVPGTGVFLPPGSAQEQVLKGSTEKSNGSNAAEGKLEMKTKEEEADNSGSGDGKQSN; encoded by the exons ATGGCAATGCCACCTGGAAACGTTGCTCCTCCGTCTGATAAACTCCAGTTTACACCACCCATCGCCGTCGCCGGAAGCTGGATCCCCGACGAGAGAGACGTGTATATCTCGTGGATGCGCGGGGAGTTCGCCGCGGCTAACGCCATCATCGACACGCTCTGCCAACATCTGCAAGCAATCGGGGATCAAAGCCAATACGACGCCGTCATCTCAGCCATCCAACACCGTCAGTCAAGCTGGTCTCAAGCTATCTATATGCAGCCTTATTACACGATTGCTGATATTTACAAGGCTCTTCAGCACGCTGCTTGGGGGTGGAAACTGAAAACgcctcaacaacaacaacaacagcctCAAAGGCATTACAATGCTGCTGATCAGAATTTGAAGTTTGGAGGAAAGAGATCAGGTTATGGATTTAACAAGCATCAtcatggtggtggtggtggttacaGAGGAGCTGAATCTTTGGCGAGAAACGGGCATCACTTGAATTCAGATTCCCACAACGTTGAAGCTAAGCTAGCAAGTGATGTTAAGGGGTTGTCTATTGCTGAGGAGAAGAGAG ATGGTAGCGAGAAACCAAAGAGTGATCGTAAAGATCTGGAAGAATCTGAGTCTGCTGGTGGTGAAACTCAAGCGGAGATAGTGAACCATGATTCTAAAG atAACAATCTCTGTTCTGAGGAAAAGCAGGACGAGAAAGATAAAGAGTGTACTGCAAGCATGGCTAAGACTTTTGTTGTTGAAGAGATGTATGAAGCGAAAGTG GTTAATGTCGTGGAAGGACTGAGGCTATATGAGAATATGGTTGACGCAAAGGAAGTTTCTCAACTCGTTTCTCTTGTAAACAATCTGAGAACCGCTGGAAGAAGAGGTCAACTTCAAA CTGAGGCCTATGTGGGTTATAAACGTCCCAATAGAGGACATGGACGCGAGATGATCCAACTCGGTCTCCCCATAGCTGATACCATGCCTGATGATGAGAGTATCAAAG GTCGAAGAATAGAGCCAATCCCGTCGTTTCTTTCGGACATCATTGAACGTCTGGTCACAAAACAAATCATACCTGTGAAACCAGATGCATGCATCATCGACTTCTTCAACGAG GGAGATCACTCGCAGCCGCATATGTTAGCTCCATGGTTTGGAAGACCAGTTGGGATCTTGTCCTTGTCGGAATGTGATTTCACATTTGGCAGAGTCATTGTCTCTGATCATCCCGGTGACTACAAGGGCTCTCTCAAGCTTTCTCTCACTCCCGG ATCGGTTCTTCTGGTGGAAGGCAAATCAGCAGATCTTGCTAAGTTTGCAATTCACTCAATCCCAAAGCAGCGGATTCTCATCACCTTCACCAAATCTCAGCCTAGAAACTCCATAACCGGTTCTAACTGGGCTCCACCACCTAGCAGATCTCCACCGAATCAACACCACAACCGTCACCCAACCGCCCCACCTAAACATTATCCTGTCATCCCGACCACTGGTGTCTTCCCACCAAACGGAGCTGTTCAACCGATTTTCATAGCCCCTTCTCCTCCTCTTCCCCCTCAAATGCCTTTCCCAGGCGGTGTCCTTCCCGGGGCAACGGTCTGGCCTCATCCACGACATCAGCCACCACCACAGCCTAGACTGCCTGTTCCTGGCACCGGTGTGTTTCTCCCACCCGGTTCAGCACAAGAACAGGTGTTAAAAGGCTCCACGGAGAAATCCAACGGAAGCAACGCAGCAGAAGGAAAGTTGGAAATGAagactaaagaagaagaagctgacaATAGCGGTAGCGGTGACGGTAAACAAAGCAATTAG